One genomic region from Rosa rugosa chromosome 1, drRosRugo1.1, whole genome shotgun sequence encodes:
- the LOC133742017 gene encoding LOW QUALITY PROTEIN: GDSL esterase/lipase 1-like (The sequence of the model RefSeq protein was modified relative to this genomic sequence to represent the inferred CDS: deleted 1 base in 1 codon), which translates to MTNTSFQNFIFGFCTSLLIITTLSHSVRASLFIFGDSIYDAGNNNYINTSYRANFRPYGETFFKNPTGRFSDGRLISDFIAEYAKLPIIPPYLQPGNQQFTYGANFASAGAGALVETFHGLVIDLNSQLSNFERVHESLRKNLGDEEANTLISRAVYLFSVGGNDYSYIFGTNSSIQHPHREFVGTVLGNITAAIKEVYNKGGRKFGFLNLDPLGCIPYSRALEKKQKDGCFEEITPYVELHNEELPKLLQKLETELKGFKYSLSNYNEFLSERINNPSKYGFKEGKVACCGSGPYRGTFSCGGQDRGTKEYDLCPNASEYVFFDSGHPTEGVNQQFATLFWSGTPNLKALFEN; encoded by the exons ATGACAAACACCAGCTTTCAgaacttcatctttggtttctGTACAAGCCTTCTCATCATCACAACCCTAAGCCATAGCGTGCGTGCATCCCTTTTCATCTTCGGGGATTCAATATATGATGCTGGAAACAATAACTATATAAACACTAGTTATCGGGCAAATTTTCGGCCATATGGTGAAACCTTTTTTAAGAACCCAACGGGAAGATTTTCGGACGGTCGTCTAATTTCAGATTTTATAG CTGAGTACGCAAAACTACCTATTATTCCACCGTATCTACAACCCGGCAATCAGCAATTTACATATGGTGCAAATTTTGCATCTGCAGGAGCTGGTGCTCTGGTTGAAACTTTCCACGGTTTG GTGATAGACCTTAATTCTCAACTTTCAAATTTTGAGCGAGTTCATGAGTCATTGAGGAAGAATTTAGGGGATGAAGAAGCCAACACTTTGATATCAAGAGCTGTTTACTTATTTAGTGTCGGAGGCAACGATTACTCATACATATTCGGGACAAACTCCAGCATCCAGCATCCTCACAGGGAATTTGTAGGAACTGTTCTAGGCAACATAACTGCAGCGATCAAA GAAGTATACAACAAAGGAGGAAGAAAATTTGGGTTTCTTAACCTTGATCCTCTTGGTTGTATACCATACTCAAGAGCACTtgagaagaaacaaaaagatgGATGCTTTGAAGAGATTACACCGTATGTAGAACTCCACAATGAAGAACTTCCCAAACTCCTTCAAAAGCTGGAGACTGAACTCAAGGGATTTAAATACTCGCTTTCCAACTATAATGAGTTTCTGAGTGAAAGGATAAATAACCCTTCTAAATATG GTTTTAAGGAGGGGAAGGTGGCATGTTGTGGAAGTGGTCCGTATAGAGGAACTTTCAGCTGCGGAGGCCAA GATCGAGGTACTAAAGAGTATGATTTATGCCCGAATGCAAGTGAATATGTCTTCTTTGACTCTGGTCATCCAACAGAAGGGGTCAATCAGCAATTTGCTACGCTATTTTGGAGTGGAACTCCCAATCTCAAAGCACTATTTGAAAATTAG